Proteins encoded by one window of Methylosinus sp. PW1:
- a CDS encoding OprO/OprP family phosphate-selective porin, whose product MGAPVSSLADTAREIKALKAELKRLETKLDAQSRANRAATERHDPTKSAPAAAVPPPVFVSFKTGLYVESEDKSFDFKVGGRIHTDGGFASSADTIRRSNIGFRRAELEVTGRAYGNWIYRFQYDFATAAGGVAGIRDAYLAYRAKFLPEWISAQPVSFQLGNFHEPFGREALDSDKHITFLERSLTANLGPARHIGAAVGVGDASWALKGGIFSTSPQDTASAPPTGNAQYWDASARAVYAPIHEEDALLHLGGSFVYHRPNGTTAATDATNLTPGASGFERELTGILGAGGATVRVPAAQDLSCAASAATLNVATTGAGQLVAPFVQRPSCLKYSYNYGFEAAAAYGPVSVEAEYVGAQYQRDATLAFLYANGGGAQLHYSAYHVAASLFLTGESRAASYEGYDKNWSAPGTFADVKIKDPLNKGGYGAVEVAARYEGIDLNNGGLVPASFVYLATATGSAAQKAVANTATLGGRQENLTVALNWYPVRGVRLQANWTRAMTLIAPVDRAFLNGDHPSLFLARAQVFW is encoded by the coding sequence TTGGGCGCCCCCGTCTCGAGTCTCGCCGATACGGCCCGTGAGATAAAAGCTTTGAAAGCGGAGCTGAAACGCCTCGAGACCAAGCTCGACGCCCAGTCCCGAGCAAATCGAGCGGCGACGGAGCGCCACGATCCGACGAAGTCCGCTCCGGCTGCGGCAGTCCCGCCACCCGTCTTCGTCAGCTTCAAGACCGGCCTCTATGTCGAGAGCGAGGACAAGAGCTTCGATTTCAAGGTCGGCGGACGCATCCATACGGACGGCGGCTTCGCCAGCTCGGCGGACACGATAAGGCGCAGCAATATCGGCTTCCGCCGCGCCGAGCTCGAAGTCACGGGACGCGCCTATGGCAATTGGATCTATCGTTTCCAATATGATTTCGCCACCGCCGCCGGAGGCGTCGCCGGCATTCGCGACGCCTATCTCGCCTATCGCGCCAAATTCCTGCCCGAGTGGATCAGCGCCCAGCCGGTCTCCTTCCAGCTCGGCAATTTCCACGAGCCTTTCGGCCGGGAAGCGCTCGATTCCGACAAGCACATCACCTTCCTCGAACGCAGCCTGACGGCCAATCTCGGTCCCGCTCGCCACATCGGCGCAGCCGTCGGCGTCGGCGATGCGAGCTGGGCGCTCAAGGGCGGCATTTTCTCCACCAGCCCGCAGGATACGGCGAGCGCCCCGCCCACCGGAAACGCGCAATATTGGGACGCTTCGGCGCGCGCCGTCTATGCGCCCATTCACGAGGAGGATGCGCTGCTCCACCTCGGCGGATCCTTCGTCTATCATCGCCCCAATGGGACGACCGCGGCCACCGACGCCACCAATCTGACGCCCGGCGCCTCCGGCTTCGAGCGCGAGCTCACCGGAATTCTCGGCGCGGGTGGGGCGACGGTCCGCGTGCCCGCGGCGCAAGATCTTTCCTGCGCGGCCTCGGCGGCGACGCTCAATGTCGCGACGACCGGCGCAGGCCAGCTGGTTGCGCCTTTCGTGCAGCGACCCAGCTGCCTGAAATATTCCTATAATTACGGCTTCGAGGCCGCCGCGGCCTATGGTCCCGTCTCTGTCGAGGCGGAATATGTCGGCGCTCAATATCAGCGCGACGCCACGCTCGCCTTCCTCTACGCCAATGGCGGCGGCGCGCAGCTGCATTATAGCGCCTATCATGTCGCTGCATCTTTGTTCCTCACCGGTGAATCGCGCGCCGCCTCCTATGAAGGCTATGACAAAAATTGGAGCGCGCCCGGCACTTTCGCCGATGTGAAGATCAAGGACCCTCTGAACAAAGGCGGCTATGGCGCCGTCGAGGTCGCCGCGCGCTATGAGGGGATCGATCTGAACAATGGCGGACTCGTCCCGGCGAGCTTCGTCTATCTCGCGACAGCCACGGGCTCGGCGGCGCAAAAAGCCGTCGCCAATACGGCGACGCTCGGCGGCCGGCAGGAGAATCTCACCGTGGCGCTGAACTGGTATCCGGTGCGCGGCGTGCGCCTGCAAGCGAATTGGACGCGCGCCATGACGTTGATCGCGCCCGTCGATCGCGCATTTCTCAACGGCGATCATCCGAGCCTGTTCCTGGCGCGGGCGCAAGTTTTTTGGTGA
- a CDS encoding ExeA family protein gives MNPKLLALYGLKWNPFAPGAPTEALFATPRLRSFCWRVAQLAEEGGFALVTGSPGAGKSAALRILAEHLATQRDVKVGVISRPQAGIGDFYREMGDLFGVELRPNNRWGGAKNLRQRWQAHIDDSLNRPVLIVDEAQEMLPLVLSELRLLSSAKLDSHILLTVVLAGDGRLVERLRSDELLPLGSRIRVRLAIDRATPQELQDCLRHALQQAGATTLMTPELIVTLCDHSQGNLRALMTLAGELLATAAERDARQIDEKLFFETCAMAPPPAPLSTAAGTRRRR, from the coding sequence TTGAACCCCAAACTATTGGCGCTCTACGGCCTCAAGTGGAACCCCTTCGCGCCGGGCGCGCCGACCGAAGCGTTGTTCGCCACGCCGCGCCTGCGCTCCTTCTGCTGGCGCGTGGCGCAACTCGCCGAGGAGGGCGGCTTCGCCCTCGTCACCGGCTCGCCCGGCGCCGGCAAGTCCGCCGCCCTGCGCATCCTGGCCGAGCATCTGGCGACGCAGCGCGACGTCAAGGTCGGCGTGATCAGCCGTCCCCAGGCCGGCATCGGCGACTTCTATCGCGAGATGGGCGATCTCTTCGGCGTCGAGCTTCGCCCGAACAACCGCTGGGGCGGAGCCAAGAACCTGCGACAGCGTTGGCAGGCTCATATCGACGACTCTCTCAATAGGCCCGTCCTGATCGTCGACGAGGCCCAGGAGATGCTGCCGCTCGTCCTGAGCGAGCTGCGCTTGCTGTCCTCGGCAAAACTCGATTCCCATATTCTGTTGACCGTCGTTCTGGCGGGAGACGGACGGCTCGTGGAGCGTCTGCGGTCCGACGAGCTTCTCCCGCTCGGCAGCCGCATCCGAGTTCGCCTCGCTATCGACCGGGCGACGCCGCAGGAGCTGCAGGATTGTCTCAGACACGCCTTGCAGCAGGCCGGCGCGACGACGCTGATGACCCCGGAGCTGATCGTGACCCTCTGCGATCACTCCCAGGGCAATCTGCGCGCGCTCATGACGCTTGCGGGCGAGCTGCTCGCGACGGCCGCCGAGCGTGACGCCCGACAGATCGACGAGAAGCTGTTTTTCGAGACTTGCGCCATGGCCCCTCCGCCCGCCCCGCTCTCGACTGCGGCCGGAACTCGGCGTAGACGATGA
- the kdpB gene encoding potassium-transporting ATPase subunit KdpB: MSSKVAAPGLLDRAIIGRAAIDAFKKLDPRRLARNPVIFVTEAVSAVVTFLFIRDLLANDGSALFSGQIAAWLWFTVLFANFAEAVAEGRGKAQADALRRTRTDTKAKRTKGGSRDYDIVSALELKLGDVVLVEAGDLIPGDGEVVEGVASVNESAITGESAPVIREAGGDRSAVTGGTTVLSDWVRVKITAAPGSTFIDRMIALVEGAERQKTPNELALSILLSGLTIIFLIVCTTLWPLANYSGTVLSLTVLIALLVCLIPTTIGGLLSAIGIAGMDRLIRFNVIATSGRAVEAAGDVDTLLLDKTGTITFGNRMADELLPVGGVGEHELAEAVLLASLADETPEGRSIVALAKSRYGLAAPDIGADARVVPFSAHTRISGVDLPGRALRKGAVDAILAQTQSITGDADIDGAGAEILERAAVATLRAPEDFTRAVERISRAGGTPLAVSENGRLLGVVHLKDIIKPDIKARFAELRAMGIKTVMVTGDNPVTAAAIASEAGVDDFIAQATPEDKLTYIRKEQQGGRLIAMCGDGTNDAPALAQADVGVAMQTGTQAAREAGNMVDLDSDPTKLIEIVAIGKQLLMTRGSLTTFSIANDVAKYFAIIPALFVVTYPELGALNVMKLVSPQSAILSAVIFNALIIIALIPLALKGVAYRPIGAAALLRRNLLIYGLGGVIIPFVGIKLIDMIVLVLHLA; the protein is encoded by the coding sequence ATGTCGTCCAAAGTCGCTGCTCCTGGCCTGCTCGATCGGGCCATCATCGGCCGCGCGGCGATCGACGCTTTCAAGAAGCTCGATCCTCGCAGGCTCGCGCGCAATCCGGTGATCTTCGTCACCGAGGCCGTCTCGGCCGTCGTCACCTTCTTGTTCATTCGCGATCTCCTCGCGAATGACGGAAGCGCGCTCTTCTCCGGCCAGATCGCCGCCTGGCTATGGTTCACAGTCCTCTTCGCCAATTTCGCGGAGGCCGTGGCGGAAGGTCGCGGCAAGGCGCAGGCCGACGCGCTGCGTCGCACGCGCACGGACACGAAAGCCAAGCGAACCAAAGGTGGATCGCGTGACTATGACATCGTCTCCGCGCTGGAGCTGAAGCTCGGCGATGTTGTGCTCGTCGAAGCCGGAGACCTCATTCCCGGCGACGGCGAGGTCGTCGAGGGCGTCGCTTCTGTCAACGAGTCGGCGATCACCGGCGAGTCGGCCCCGGTTATTCGCGAGGCGGGCGGCGATCGCTCCGCCGTCACCGGCGGCACCACTGTGTTGTCCGATTGGGTGCGGGTGAAGATCACCGCCGCGCCCGGCTCGACCTTCATCGACCGAATGATCGCGCTCGTCGAAGGCGCCGAGCGGCAGAAGACGCCGAATGAGCTCGCTCTGTCGATCCTGCTATCGGGCCTGACCATCATCTTTCTGATCGTCTGCACGACGCTGTGGCCGCTCGCCAATTATTCGGGAACCGTGCTGTCGCTCACCGTGCTCATCGCTCTGCTCGTCTGTCTCATACCGACGACGATCGGCGGTCTCCTGTCGGCGATCGGCATCGCAGGAATGGATCGCCTCATCCGCTTCAATGTCATCGCGACGTCTGGCCGCGCTGTGGAGGCCGCGGGCGACGTGGACACGCTGCTGCTCGACAAGACCGGCACGATCACTTTCGGCAATCGCATGGCGGATGAGCTTCTCCCCGTCGGCGGCGTCGGTGAGCATGAGCTCGCGGAGGCCGTGCTGCTCGCCTCTCTCGCGGACGAGACGCCGGAGGGGCGCTCCATCGTCGCTCTGGCCAAGAGCCGCTATGGCCTCGCCGCTCCCGATATCGGCGCCGATGCACGCGTCGTTCCCTTCTCGGCGCATACGCGAATCTCCGGCGTCGATCTGCCCGGCCGCGCATTGCGCAAGGGCGCCGTCGACGCCATTCTCGCGCAGACGCAATCCATAACGGGCGATGCCGACATCGACGGCGCGGGCGCCGAAATTCTCGAGCGCGCGGCCGTCGCGACATTGCGCGCGCCAGAGGATTTCACCCGCGCGGTGGAGCGCATCTCGCGCGCCGGCGGCACGCCGCTCGCCGTCAGCGAGAACGGCCGTCTGCTCGGCGTCGTGCATTTGAAGGACATCATCAAGCCCGACATAAAGGCGCGCTTCGCCGAGCTGCGCGCCATGGGCATAAAGACGGTGATGGTGACGGGCGACAATCCGGTCACGGCGGCGGCCATCGCCTCGGAAGCGGGCGTCGACGACTTCATCGCGCAGGCGACGCCGGAGGACAAGCTCACTTACATCCGCAAGGAGCAGCAGGGCGGCCGCCTCATCGCAATGTGCGGCGACGGCACCAATGACGCGCCGGCGCTGGCGCAGGCGGATGTCGGCGTGGCCATGCAAACCGGCACGCAAGCGGCGCGCGAGGCGGGCAATATGGTCGATCTCGACAGCGATCCGACCAAGCTCATCGAGATCGTCGCCATCGGCAAGCAGCTGCTTATGACGCGCGGCTCGCTGACGACCTTCTCCATCGCCAATGACGTCGCCAAATATTTCGCCATCATCCCAGCCCTGTTCGTCGTGACCTATCCAGAGCTCGGCGCGCTCAATGTGATGAAGCTCGTCTCGCCGCAATCGGCCATTCTTTCCGCGGTGATCTTCAACGCGCTCATCATCATCGCGCTGATCCCGCTGGCGCTCAAAGGCGTCGCCTATCGGCCGATCGGCGCCGCCGCCTTGCTGCGGCGGAATCTGCTGATCTACGGCCTTGGCGGCGTCATCATTCCCTTCGTCGGCATCAAGCTGATCGACATGATCGTGTTGGTCCTGCATCTCGCGTGA
- a CDS encoding SEC-C metal-binding domain-containing protein — protein sequence MAKIGRNDACPCGSGKKYKHCCLAKDEDAERAAHAARDAADRAARVAAAELWSFDSDEDMDDELTVASNAVVDLVHAGALDEAERAARELLQRFPDMHDGYDRLGMVYQARGEDRQAADCYRKVIDIIRSHKEQYDAEFETVFHKLIEQLDPPIAPPHESQSS from the coding sequence ATGGCCAAGATCGGACGCAATGACGCCTGCCCCTGCGGCAGCGGCAAGAAGTACAAGCACTGCTGCCTCGCCAAGGATGAAGACGCCGAGCGCGCCGCCCACGCGGCACGCGACGCGGCCGACCGCGCGGCCCGTGTCGCGGCCGCCGAATTATGGAGCTTCGACAGCGACGAGGATATGGACGATGAGCTGACCGTGGCGTCGAACGCCGTTGTCGATCTCGTGCACGCGGGCGCGCTCGATGAGGCCGAGCGCGCCGCCCGCGAACTCCTCCAGCGCTTTCCTGACATGCATGACGGTTATGATCGCCTGGGCATGGTCTATCAGGCCAGAGGCGAGGATCGGCAAGCGGCCGACTGCTACCGGAAGGTCATCGACATCATCCGCTCGCACAAAGAACAATACGACGCCGAGTTCGAAACCGTCTTCCACAAGCTCATAGAGCAGCTCGACCCGCCAATCGCGCCTCCACACGAGAGTCAGTCTTCCTGA
- a CDS encoding TetR/AcrR family transcriptional regulator has protein sequence MATLAELQEKRGGEITRRRILEAARARFSTASYEDVKLREIAAEVGVDVALVHRAFGSKEQLFSAVLSTSKEAESQSTLDAGRLSEDFTDGFFSASQNETLQIVVRSLTNPQAREVLRARSLTEFIGPVAAALEGASTIERATLFNACLVGMAIFREVLGAQALQDANSAKTRPLIARVLAACLAEEPSAAPEPKKDGPAKAPRRTARKKEPVAKKPSKKRVPTKSRGR, from the coding sequence ATGGCGACGCTGGCTGAGCTTCAGGAAAAGCGCGGCGGAGAGATCACACGGCGGCGCATACTCGAGGCGGCGCGCGCGCGTTTCTCGACCGCCTCCTACGAGGATGTGAAGCTCCGTGAAATCGCCGCCGAGGTCGGAGTGGATGTCGCGCTGGTCCATCGCGCCTTCGGCTCGAAGGAGCAGCTCTTCTCGGCCGTCCTCTCGACCTCCAAGGAGGCCGAGTCGCAATCGACGCTCGACGCCGGCCGCCTCAGCGAGGATTTCACGGACGGGTTTTTCAGCGCGAGCCAGAACGAGACGCTTCAGATCGTCGTGCGCTCGCTGACCAATCCACAAGCGCGGGAGGTATTGCGCGCCCGCAGCTTGACCGAATTCATCGGCCCGGTCGCCGCCGCTCTCGAGGGAGCATCGACGATCGAGCGCGCAACCTTGTTCAACGCCTGCCTCGTCGGAATGGCGATCTTTCGCGAAGTCTTGGGAGCGCAAGCGCTGCAGGACGCCAATAGCGCCAAGACGCGGCCCTTGATCGCACGGGTTCTCGCAGCCTGCCTCGCCGAGGAGCCGAGCGCCGCGCCGGAGCCGAAAAAGGATGGTCCAGCGAAAGCTCCTCGCCGAACGGCGCGGAAAAAGGAGCCCGTGGCGAAGAAGCCGTCTAAAAAGCGCGTTCCGACGAAGTCTCGCGGACGCTGA
- a CDS encoding helix-turn-helix domain-containing protein, producing the protein MANYGRFVLAAAIGLRGDYDARSLRAIAKRSKDGPQARRLLALASIYDGGARSEAAKIGGVTLQVVRDWVLRFNAGGPDGLVDRKAPGQPSRLECAGGSSICASGHSRSSASSSRNRPWASAVGACRIEKFCDPDSRPGRQQPEESAAGQISSARRSLLLSGR; encoded by the coding sequence TTGGCGAACTATGGGAGGTTCGTCTTGGCGGCAGCGATTGGGCTTCGAGGCGATTACGATGCCCGCTCCTTGCGGGCGATAGCGAAGCGATCGAAGGACGGTCCGCAAGCGCGCCGTCTCCTCGCCCTGGCGTCGATCTATGATGGCGGCGCACGAAGCGAGGCGGCGAAGATCGGCGGCGTCACTCTCCAAGTCGTTCGCGATTGGGTGCTGCGTTTCAACGCCGGCGGGCCAGACGGGCTCGTCGATCGCAAGGCCCCCGGACAACCCTCACGGCTCGAGTGCGCTGGCGGATCGTCGATCTGCGCCAGTGGACATTCGAGGAGTTCCGCGTCGTCGTCTCGGAACAGACCATGGGCGAGTGCCGTCGGCGCTTGCCGAATCGAGAAATTCTGCGACCCTGATTCTCGGCCTGGGCGCCAGCAACCCGAGGAGAGCGCCGCGGGCCAGATTTCGAGCGCTCGCCGATCGCTGCTTCTTTCCGGCCGCTGA
- a CDS encoding DDE-type integrase/transposase/recombinase, translating into MAKGRVHEQWAQLRFSVIGQLLAAPPEKGALRSALVELAAREWRHPTTGAPVRFGASTIERWYYRALGERQDPIAVLRRKRRQDAGQQTALGVPLRQALLAQYAAHKSWSVRLHWDNLVALASSRPELQPVPSYATVLRFLRANGLDKRRPLTSRLTAGALRAEARLEQREVRSYEAEYVNGLWHWDFHHGSRKVLTPRGEWRTPMLLGILDDRSRLACHLQWYLAETAENVAHGLSQAIQKRGLPRAAMSDNGAAMTAAEIREGLGRLAVLHQTTLPYSPYQNAKQEAFWGPVEGRLMAMLEDVQDLSLATLNEATQAWVEYEYNRNIHSEIGEAPVTRFLAGPEVTRPSPDSASLKLAFTRTEQRTLRKSDGSLLIEGRRFEAPNRYRHLTRLEVRFASWDLGWVHLVDAQTGAVLCRLFPQDKTKNADGRRRSLEPIAAEPIAIKPAGGMAPLLAKLMEQRAATGLPPAYLPKDEGEES; encoded by the coding sequence ATGGCGAAAGGGCGGGTGCACGAGCAATGGGCGCAGCTGCGCTTTTCGGTGATCGGGCAGCTTCTCGCTGCGCCGCCCGAGAAGGGCGCGCTCCGTTCGGCGCTCGTTGAGCTTGCGGCGCGCGAATGGCGCCATCCAACGACCGGCGCGCCGGTGCGCTTTGGCGCCTCCACGATCGAGCGCTGGTATTATCGGGCGCTCGGAGAGCGTCAGGACCCTATCGCCGTCCTGCGCCGCAAACGTCGCCAGGACGCCGGCCAGCAGACAGCGCTCGGCGTGCCGCTGCGCCAGGCGCTGCTCGCCCAATACGCTGCGCACAAGAGCTGGAGCGTCAGGCTGCACTGGGACAATCTGGTCGCCTTGGCTTCGAGTCGGCCCGAGCTTCAACCCGTGCCGTCTTATGCGACCGTCCTTCGCTTCCTCAGGGCCAATGGTCTGGACAAACGCCGGCCGCTCACCTCGCGGCTGACGGCGGGCGCATTGCGGGCCGAGGCGCGCCTCGAGCAACGCGAGGTCCGCAGCTACGAGGCCGAATATGTCAACGGCCTGTGGCATTGGGATTTCCATCACGGCTCGCGCAAGGTGCTGACGCCGCGTGGCGAGTGGCGCACGCCAATGTTGCTCGGCATTCTCGACGACCGTTCGCGACTCGCCTGTCATCTGCAATGGTATTTGGCGGAGACGGCCGAGAACGTCGCGCATGGTCTGTCACAGGCGATCCAGAAGCGCGGCCTGCCGCGCGCCGCGATGAGCGACAATGGCGCGGCGATGACTGCGGCGGAGATCCGCGAGGGCCTCGGCCGGCTCGCAGTCCTGCACCAGACGACGCTCCCCTATAGCCCCTATCAGAACGCCAAGCAGGAGGCGTTTTGGGGTCCAGTCGAAGGCCGGCTGATGGCCATGTTGGAGGATGTGCAGGACCTCAGCTTGGCGACGCTCAACGAGGCGACGCAGGCCTGGGTCGAGTACGAGTACAACCGCAACATCCATTCGGAGATCGGCGAGGCGCCCGTCACGCGTTTTCTCGCCGGCCCCGAGGTGACGCGGCCGAGCCCCGACAGCGCGAGCCTCAAGCTGGCCTTCACGAGGACCGAGCAGCGGACGCTGCGCAAGAGCGACGGCAGCCTCCTGATCGAGGGCCGCCGCTTCGAGGCCCCGAACCGCTACCGCCACCTCACGCGCCTGGAGGTCCGCTTCGCCAGCTGGGACCTCGGCTGGGTCCATCTCGTCGACGCGCAAACCGGCGCGGTGCTGTGCCGGCTGTTCCCGCAGGACAAGACCAAGAACGCCGATGGGCGCCGCCGGTCGCTGGAGCCGATCGCGGCGGAGCCCATCGCCATCAAGCCTGCCGGTGGCATGGCGCCACTGCTCGCCAAGCTCATGGAGCAGCGGGCTGCAACGGGGTTGCCGCCCGCCTACCTGCCCAAGGACGAAGGAGAAGAGTCTTGA
- a CDS encoding DUF3313 domain-containing protein, producing MAALDKMLRPTVALLCLGTSACSSVDPIAYSGLPSSAHLQPNRQDDAKRIPFRYAAATDWRVYNRVIIDPVAIYRGSDHQFGDMAVADKTSLAEHMQSEFAEKLRSRFTITDRPGANTLRLKLTLTGAVTSTPVLSTLSRFDLAGGLYNGVQTVRGGEGLLTGSVFYAVEIRDASDNRLLTAFVAKQYPSPLNIPASVGALSAARTGIEKGAEDLLEQLSRAAKS from the coding sequence ATGGCGGCACTGGATAAAATGTTGCGACCAACCGTCGCGCTGCTCTGCCTCGGAACGAGCGCTTGCTCGAGCGTGGATCCCATCGCCTATTCCGGGCTTCCATCCTCGGCGCATTTGCAGCCCAATCGGCAGGACGACGCCAAGCGCATTCCGTTTCGCTATGCCGCCGCGACCGATTGGCGCGTTTATAATAGGGTCATCATCGATCCCGTCGCGATCTATCGCGGCTCCGATCATCAGTTCGGCGATATGGCGGTAGCCGACAAGACCTCGCTCGCCGAGCATATGCAGAGCGAGTTCGCGGAGAAGCTGAGGAGCCGCTTCACCATAACGGACCGGCCGGGCGCGAATACGCTGCGGCTGAAATTGACATTGACCGGCGCCGTCACGAGCACGCCCGTGCTCAGCACGCTTTCGCGCTTCGATCTCGCGGGCGGTCTCTACAATGGCGTGCAGACCGTGCGTGGCGGCGAAGGGCTGCTGACCGGCTCGGTGTTCTACGCGGTCGAGATACGCGACGCCTCCGACAATCGATTGCTCACCGCTTTCGTCGCCAAGCAATATCCCAGCCCACTGAACATTCCGGCGAGCGTCGGCGCGTTATCGGCGGCGCGGACGGGAATAGAGAAAGGCGCCGAAGACCTTCTGGAGCAGCTGTCGCGCGCAGCGAAATCCTGA
- a CDS encoding outer membrane protein, whose protein sequence is MIVRYSTALTRALFVLAASAGAAPAADLPYMKPSFAFEPPPPAFIWTGLYGGLNAGGAVGAGVGAYADKSPSGVVGGGQIGFNYQLSPRFVIGAENDLQASSLKARDGSPYHRDATLPWFGTARGRVGFALTEPRLLIYATGGMAFGEPKIVDDGKLRIGWTAGGGVEWAFAQKWSAKLEYLYTDLYRDLRKDVADRHARFHTIRVGVNYHFDLFSQP, encoded by the coding sequence ATGATCGTGAGATATTCGACAGCTTTGACGCGGGCGCTTTTCGTCCTGGCCGCGAGCGCAGGCGCCGCGCCGGCGGCCGATCTTCCTTATATGAAGCCGTCTTTTGCGTTCGAGCCGCCGCCGCCCGCCTTCATCTGGACGGGCCTCTACGGCGGCCTCAACGCCGGCGGCGCGGTGGGAGCCGGAGTCGGCGCCTATGCCGACAAATCGCCGAGCGGCGTCGTCGGCGGCGGACAGATCGGCTTCAATTATCAGCTGTCGCCTCGCTTCGTCATCGGCGCCGAGAACGACTTGCAGGCGTCGAGCCTGAAGGCGCGAGACGGCAGCCCCTATCATCGCGATGCGACGCTTCCGTGGTTCGGAACGGCGCGCGGACGCGTCGGCTTCGCGCTCACGGAGCCGCGCTTGCTGATCTACGCCACGGGCGGCATGGCCTTCGGCGAACCGAAGATCGTCGATGACGGCAAGCTGCGCATCGGCTGGACGGCAGGCGGCGGCGTGGAATGGGCTTTCGCGCAGAAATGGTCTGCGAAGCTCGAATATCTCTACACGGATCTCTACCGGGATCTGCGGAAGGATGTCGCCGATCGTCACGCACGATTCCACACCATTCGCGTCGGCGTGAACTATCACTTCGATTTGTTCTCGCAGCCGTGA
- a CDS encoding TauD/TfdA family dioxygenase, whose translation MDAITIRRGFDILDLTPCIGSSIEMDVAALTRGEYAAEIRDILERRGVIVFPRLHLDDAQQLALSRTLGEIVPLRGDGLLPITLDKKVDAFAAEYLKGSFFWHFDGASDDVPARAAILNAKRLSSVGGQTEFSNCYAAWDELPVSVKSAIEGLRVVHSVEAAQRLVNQTPTDDELRRWRRHEPKTHPLVWTHKSGRKSLALGCTASHIEGLAPDVGGALLSELTQWAISPRFVYRHEWSVGDLLIWDNAGTMHRVTPYDAESGRLMTRTTIAGEEPLA comes from the coding sequence ATGGATGCGATCACCATTCGACGCGGCTTCGATATTCTCGATCTGACGCCGTGCATAGGCTCTTCGATCGAGATGGATGTCGCGGCGCTGACGCGCGGCGAATATGCGGCGGAGATCCGCGACATTCTGGAACGACGCGGGGTGATCGTGTTTCCGCGACTCCACCTCGATGACGCGCAGCAGCTCGCTCTCTCCCGCACGCTCGGCGAGATCGTTCCGCTGCGCGGCGACGGGCTTTTGCCGATCACGCTCGATAAGAAGGTCGACGCATTCGCGGCCGAATATTTGAAAGGTTCGTTCTTTTGGCACTTCGACGGCGCGAGCGATGACGTTCCGGCGCGCGCGGCGATATTGAATGCGAAGCGTTTGTCGTCCGTCGGCGGTCAGACTGAATTCAGCAATTGCTACGCCGCCTGGGACGAGCTGCCGGTCTCGGTCAAGAGCGCTATAGAAGGGCTTCGCGTCGTCCATAGCGTCGAAGCGGCCCAGCGGCTCGTGAACCAAACGCCCACGGATGACGAGCTGCGCCGATGGCGCCGTCACGAGCCGAAAACACATCCGCTGGTGTGGACGCATAAATCAGGACGCAAGTCGCTCGCGCTCGGATGCACGGCGTCGCATATCGAAGGCCTGGCGCCGGATGTAGGCGGCGCGCTTCTCTCCGAGCTGACGCAATGGGCGATATCGCCGAGATTCGTCTATCGGCACGAATGGAGCGTCGGCGATCTTCTCATCTGGGACAATGCCGGAACCATGCATCGCGTGACGCCGTATGACGCCGAGAGCGGTCGGCTGATGACGCGCACGACCATCGCCGGCGAGGAGCCTCTGGCCTGA
- the kdpC gene encoding potassium-transporting ATPase subunit KdpC, producing the protein MLSQIRPAIVMIVLFTLLTGLAYPLAITGLAQLAFHDAANGSLIERQGVVVGSRLIGQNFVADHYFHGRPSATSAPDPNDASKTIDAPYNAANSGGSNLGPTSQKLVDRVNAAIEAEFAAGRIDVVAADAVTTSASGLDPHISPQYALAQAPAVAAARKLPESRVRALVESRIEQRAAGFIGEPRVNVLELNLALDELH; encoded by the coding sequence ATGCTCTCCCAAATTCGTCCCGCGATCGTGATGATCGTTCTCTTCACCCTTCTCACTGGCCTCGCCTATCCTCTCGCGATCACCGGGCTGGCGCAGCTCGCCTTCCACGACGCGGCCAATGGCAGCCTCATAGAGCGTCAGGGCGTCGTCGTCGGCTCGCGTCTGATCGGCCAGAACTTCGTGGCGGATCATTACTTCCACGGCCGCCCCTCGGCAACGAGCGCGCCCGACCCCAATGATGCGAGCAAGACGATCGATGCGCCTTACAATGCGGCGAATTCCGGCGGCTCCAATCTCGGCCCGACCTCGCAAAAGCTCGTCGATCGCGTGAACGCTGCGATCGAGGCGGAATTCGCCGCCGGGCGCATCGATGTGGTCGCGGCGGATGCGGTGACGACATCGGCCTCCGGTCTCGATCCGCACATCTCGCCGCAATATGCGCTGGCGCAGGCGCCCGCCGTCGCTGCGGCGCGCAAGCTTCCCGAGAGCCGGGTGCGCGCCTTGGTCGAGAGCCGGATCGAGCAGCGCGCCGCCGGCTTTATCGGCGAACCGCGCGTCAATGTGCTGGAGCTCAATCTGGCTTTGGACGAGCTGCATTGA